In a genomic window of Niallia taxi:
- a CDS encoding PTS sugar transporter subunit IIA: MLFKRKSKSVELYSVGNGDLIDIIDVKDQVFSSKLMGEGFAVLPSDGNIFSPIEGDVVSIFNTKHAIGLRSKNGIEILVHMGLDTVELNGEGFELFISENEKVAAGQHIAKMDLDLIKSKGKQTDIIVVVTNSSEIKDLSLFNLGNNVNNSQIVGQIDL; this comes from the coding sequence ATGTTATTTAAACGGAAAAGTAAAAGTGTTGAACTGTATTCGGTTGGTAATGGGGATTTAATAGATATAATAGATGTTAAAGACCAAGTGTTTTCAAGTAAACTAATGGGAGAAGGATTTGCTGTTCTACCTTCAGATGGAAATATATTTTCACCAATTGAGGGTGATGTTGTCAGCATATTTAACACGAAGCATGCTATAGGACTTAGATCTAAAAATGGAATAGAAATATTAGTTCATATGGGTTTAGATACTGTTGAGCTTAATGGTGAAGGGTTTGAGTTATTTATTTCTGAGAATGAAAAAGTAGCAGCAGGGCAACATATTGCTAAAATGGACTTGGACTTAATTAAAAGTAAAGGCAAACAAACGGATATTATTGTTGTTGTTACAAATTCATCTGAAATAAAAGACCTTTCATTATTTAATTTAGGGAATAATGTTAACAATAGTCAAATAGTTGGTCAAATTGATCTCTGA
- a CDS encoding MerR family transcriptional regulator gives MTSSFSIKQVAIETGLTEDAIRHYEKIGLIPPPERKSNGHRIYFKKDQEMLELINCLKKAGMALHEMKPYIQLPFKENVNAVPELKNALIEYRLKVLAQMNNLEQILKMIDYKLEHDTSLLPPKEDRKTSIQ, from the coding sequence ATGACAAGTTCCTTTTCAATTAAGCAGGTAGCAATAGAAACAGGGTTAACAGAAGATGCCATCCGTCATTATGAAAAGATAGGATTAATTCCTCCACCTGAAAGAAAATCAAATGGTCACCGAATCTACTTTAAAAAAGATCAGGAAATGTTAGAGCTAATTAACTGTCTAAAAAAGGCTGGTATGGCATTACATGAAATGAAACCTTACATTCAACTTCCATTTAAAGAAAATGTAAATGCTGTTCCCGAACTAAAGAATGCACTTATAGAATATAGATTAAAAGTTTTAGCTCAAATGAATAACCTAGAACAAATTTTAAAAATGATTGATTACAAACTTGAGCATGATACATCATTACTGCCACCAAAAGAAGATAGAAAGACTAGCATACAGTAA
- a CDS encoding antibiotic biosynthesis monooxygenase family protein translates to MIIQLVENTVKPGKKEEYIKNAKEFCKANKENVDGCLEAYVLTDSEKEDSVYIVNVWESQERMDSEKAGGIFLKHKPSLKPYFVKNETTLLELV, encoded by the coding sequence ATGATTATTCAATTGGTAGAAAATACAGTTAAACCAGGAAAAAAAGAGGAGTATATAAAAAATGCAAAAGAATTTTGTAAAGCAAATAAAGAGAACGTTGATGGCTGCCTAGAAGCTTACGTCCTTACAGATAGTGAGAAAGAAGATAGTGTGTATATTGTGAATGTATGGGAATCTCAAGAACGGATGGATAGTGAAAAAGCTGGCGGAATTTTCCTGAAACATAAACCATCCTTAAAACCTTACTTCGTAAAAAATGAAACTACATTACTTGAACTGGTATAG
- a CDS encoding SDR family NAD(P)-dependent oxidoreductase yields the protein MTNRNIALITGANSGVGLELTKKLLIEGWEVIALTRSNFFKDLQIKEALQNNQLRTYHANFKDFLELKSTLIEIKSKEKYIDILFNNAGVSFGEYHYTNKGREVHFEVNTLIPYIIIRELKDLLLKGKKKTIINTSSNSHLFLNKFDLNSLIYPKSNFKKVTGSYALSKLALSLWTNELATELITEGIKIRSVCPGPSKTQLTTGDRIPFYLLPFRNFLFSHPSKGASRLYDAALYFSDTGIFINKGKDTPFKFKEQASFVLKQMDKIYQEDYINGNS from the coding sequence ATGACAAATAGAAATATTGCACTTATTACTGGTGCCAACTCAGGAGTTGGCTTAGAATTAACAAAAAAATTATTAATTGAAGGTTGGGAGGTAATTGCACTTACTCGCTCTAATTTTTTTAAAGACTTACAAATCAAGGAAGCATTACAAAATAATCAATTAAGAACTTACCATGCTAATTTTAAGGATTTTCTTGAATTAAAAAGTACTTTAATTGAAATTAAGAGTAAAGAAAAGTATATTGATATTCTATTTAACAATGCAGGAGTCTCATTCGGAGAATATCATTATACCAATAAAGGTCGGGAGGTCCATTTTGAGGTTAATACTTTAATTCCATATATTATTATAAGGGAATTAAAAGATCTTTTATTGAAAGGAAAGAAAAAGACAATAATAAATACTTCTTCTAACTCTCACTTATTCTTAAATAAGTTCGACTTAAATAGCTTAATTTACCCAAAATCTAACTTTAAGAAAGTTACTGGATCCTATGCATTAAGTAAGTTAGCATTATCTTTATGGACAAACGAACTAGCAACAGAATTAATTACAGAAGGAATAAAAATTCGAAGTGTTTGCCCAGGACCTAGTAAAACACAGCTAACAACAGGAGATAGAATTCCCTTTTACTTATTACCTTTTCGGAATTTTTTGTTTTCGCATCCAAGTAAAGGTGCATCTAGATTGTATGATGCTGCGTTATATTTTTCTGATACTGGTATTTTTATCAATAAAGGAAAAGATACTCCCTTTAAATTTAAGGAACAGGCTTCATTTGTCTTAAAACAAATGGATAAGATTTATCAAGAGGATTATATAAACGGAAACTCCTGA